The Streptomyces luteogriseus genome includes a window with the following:
- a CDS encoding ABC transporter substrate-binding protein encodes MNRKTLVLPAVIGLLAPVLAACGGSDGGSGDSGAIVVGTTDRFTASKDAPAPLDPAYAYDVGTWNILRQTVQTLMIQPRGEGEPVPEAAERCGFTDTGNERYACTLRDGLTFADGNAVTAADVKYSIDRARSLKADSGVFALLSTIDTVETQGDREVIFHLKTADATFPYKLSTPVAGIVEPDEYPKNKLRDGFDLEGSGPYTFKADVENGELVKAEFTENPDYKGTLKVNNDKVDMVSFKDADAMGEALDKGDIDLMTRAMSPDQIRKLSGDADTDVDLVEMPGLEIRYLGFNTDAPTVKSKAVRQAMAQVVNRSALISKVYGSQAEPLYSLVPASVTGHSNSFFNKYGEPSVTKARSLLEQANITTPVKLTLHYTTDHYGPATKKEFEVLREQLNSSGLFDVGIKGTPWDTFRPAEKKGEYDVYGMGWFPDFPDADNFLAPFLDADNTLGSPYDNRQIRNTLIPESRREADRLSASTSLTDIQDIVAGDVPVLPLWQGKQYVAARDDVTGTAYALNSASTLQLWELGRGVSG; translated from the coding sequence ATGAACCGCAAGACTTTGGTGCTGCCGGCCGTGATCGGCCTGCTCGCGCCGGTGCTCGCCGCCTGCGGCGGGTCCGACGGCGGGAGCGGCGACAGCGGCGCGATCGTCGTCGGCACCACGGACCGGTTCACCGCCTCGAAGGACGCCCCCGCGCCCCTCGACCCCGCCTACGCCTACGACGTCGGCACCTGGAACATCCTGCGCCAGACCGTGCAGACCCTGATGATCCAGCCGCGCGGCGAGGGCGAGCCCGTACCGGAGGCCGCCGAGCGGTGCGGCTTCACCGACACCGGCAACGAGCGCTACGCCTGCACCCTCCGCGACGGCCTGACGTTCGCCGACGGCAACGCTGTCACGGCGGCCGATGTGAAGTACTCCATCGACCGCGCCCGCTCCCTCAAGGCCGACAGCGGTGTGTTCGCACTGCTGTCCACCATCGACACCGTCGAGACACAAGGCGACCGCGAGGTCATCTTCCACCTCAAGACCGCCGACGCGACCTTCCCGTACAAGCTGTCGACCCCGGTCGCCGGCATCGTCGAGCCCGACGAGTACCCGAAGAACAAGCTGCGCGACGGCTTCGACCTGGAAGGCTCCGGCCCCTACACCTTCAAGGCCGACGTCGAGAACGGCGAACTGGTCAAGGCCGAGTTCACCGAGAACCCCGACTACAAGGGGACCCTCAAGGTGAACAACGACAAGGTCGACATGGTCTCCTTCAAGGACGCCGACGCCATGGGCGAGGCCCTGGACAAGGGCGACATCGACCTGATGACCCGTGCCATGTCGCCGGACCAGATCCGCAAGCTCTCGGGGGACGCGGACACCGACGTCGACCTCGTCGAGATGCCCGGCCTCGAGATCCGCTACCTGGGCTTCAACACCGACGCCCCGACGGTGAAGTCCAAGGCCGTGCGCCAGGCGATGGCCCAGGTCGTCAACCGCAGCGCACTGATCTCCAAGGTCTACGGCTCCCAGGCCGAGCCGCTGTACTCGCTGGTCCCGGCCAGCGTCACCGGCCACTCCAACTCGTTCTTCAACAAGTACGGCGAGCCCAGCGTCACCAAGGCCCGTTCCCTGCTCGAGCAGGCGAACATCACCACGCCCGTGAAGCTGACGCTGCACTACACCACCGACCACTACGGCCCGGCGACCAAGAAGGAGTTCGAGGTCCTGCGCGAGCAGCTCAACTCCAGCGGCCTGTTCGACGTCGGCATCAAGGGCACCCCCTGGGACACGTTCCGCCCGGCCGAGAAGAAGGGCGAGTACGACGTCTACGGCATGGGCTGGTTCCCGGACTTCCCGGACGCCGACAACTTCCTCGCGCCGTTCCTCGACGCGGACAACACCCTCGGCTCGCCGTACGACAACCGGCAGATCCGCAACACCCTGATCCCGGAATCCCGCCGTGAAGCGGACCGGCTGTCCGCCTCCACCAGCCTGACGGACATTCAGGACATCGTCGCCGGCGACGTGCCGGTGCTGCCGCTGTGGCAGGGCAAGCAGTACGTCGCCGCACGCGACGACGTCACGGGTACCGCCTACGCGCTCAACTCCGCCTCGACGCTCCAGCTGTGGGAGCTCGGGCGGGGCGTGAGCGGCTGA
- a CDS encoding ABC transporter substrate-binding protein, with product MKIRNQWPVLPIVAGLASGLLTGCGTESGDSAGDGSNVVVGMSDDVLATDPASGYDPGSWLLFNNVFQSLLSFPKGATEPQPEAAESCAFTDTQTTVYKCTLKDGLKFSNGDELTSEDVKFSFDRMLKINDPDGPAIMFPMLDKVETPDAKTVVFRLNTADATFPSKIASGAGSIVDHGQYDADGLRKDGKAIGSGPYQLDSFDDGQAVFSVNENYKGTAKVNNTGVTLKFFDGDQTALKQAIQNGDVDIAYRGLTAGDIADTEKADDGTGVEVVEGSSAEVQHLVFNMDDPVAGKLGVRKAIAHLLDREALIKNVYQGTATPLYSIIPAGIAGHNTAFFDTYGARPSRAKAQAALRKDGITGKVKLTLWSTPSRYGPATDQELNAIAGQLNASGLFDADVKSVPFGRYEKDIAAGKYGVYVKGWVPDYPDADNFTAPFFGKGNVLSNNYDNGTITGSLIPRTAALTNRAATDKEFGELQDIVADELPVLPVWQAKQYAVVRDGVYGLEYCLDASTVFRFWELSKDA from the coding sequence GTGAAGATACGCAACCAGTGGCCGGTCCTGCCCATCGTGGCGGGCCTCGCCTCCGGACTGCTGACCGGCTGCGGCACGGAGAGCGGAGACTCCGCGGGGGACGGCTCCAACGTGGTGGTGGGGATGTCCGACGACGTCCTGGCCACGGACCCGGCCTCCGGCTACGACCCCGGCTCCTGGCTGTTGTTCAACAACGTCTTCCAGTCCCTGCTCAGCTTCCCCAAGGGCGCCACGGAACCGCAGCCGGAGGCCGCCGAGAGCTGCGCGTTCACCGACACGCAGACCACGGTCTACAAGTGCACGCTGAAGGACGGCCTCAAGTTCAGCAACGGTGACGAGCTCACCTCCGAGGACGTCAAGTTCTCCTTCGACCGCATGCTGAAGATCAACGACCCCGACGGGCCCGCGATCATGTTCCCCATGCTCGACAAGGTCGAGACCCCGGACGCGAAGACGGTCGTCTTCCGCCTCAACACCGCCGACGCCACCTTCCCGAGCAAGATCGCCTCCGGTGCCGGCTCCATCGTCGACCACGGCCAGTACGACGCGGACGGGCTCCGCAAGGACGGCAAGGCGATCGGCTCCGGCCCCTACCAGCTCGACTCGTTCGACGACGGCCAGGCAGTCTTCTCCGTCAACGAGAACTACAAGGGCACCGCCAAGGTGAACAACACCGGCGTGACGCTCAAGTTCTTCGACGGCGACCAGACGGCCCTGAAGCAGGCCATCCAGAACGGAGACGTCGACATCGCCTACCGCGGTCTCACCGCGGGCGACATCGCCGACACCGAGAAGGCCGACGACGGCACCGGCGTCGAGGTCGTCGAGGGCAGCAGCGCCGAAGTCCAGCACCTGGTGTTCAACATGGACGACCCGGTCGCCGGAAAGCTCGGCGTCCGCAAGGCCATCGCCCACCTGCTCGACCGCGAAGCCCTCATCAAGAACGTCTACCAGGGCACCGCCACCCCGCTGTACTCGATCATCCCGGCCGGCATCGCGGGCCACAACACGGCCTTCTTCGACACCTACGGCGCCCGCCCGTCCAGGGCGAAGGCCCAGGCCGCGCTCCGCAAGGACGGCATCACCGGCAAGGTGAAGCTCACACTCTGGTCGACCCCGTCCCGCTACGGCCCCGCGACCGACCAGGAGCTGAACGCCATCGCCGGCCAGCTCAACGCCAGCGGCCTGTTCGACGCCGACGTCAAGTCCGTCCCCTTCGGCCGGTACGAGAAGGACATCGCCGCCGGCAAGTACGGCGTCTACGTGAAGGGCTGGGTGCCGGACTACCCCGACGCCGACAACTTCACGGCCCCCTTCTTCGGCAAGGGCAACGTGCTGAGCAACAACTACGACAACGGCACGATCACCGGTTCGCTCATCCCGCGCACCGCCGCACTGACCAACCGGGCCGCCACGGACAAGGAGTTCGGCGAGCTGCAGGACATCGTCGCCGACGAACTCCCCGTCCTGCCGGTGTGGCAGGCCAAGCAGTACGCGGTCGTCCGCGACGGCGTCTACGGCCTGGAGTACTGCCTCGACGCGTCGACGGTCTTCCGCTTCTGGGAGCTCAGCAAGGACGCCTGA
- a CDS encoding response regulator → MAIRVLLVDDQPLLRTGFRMILEAEQDIAVVGEAGDGLQALDQVRALQPDVVLMDIRMPRMDGVEATRQITGPGRDGPAKVLVLTTFDLDEYVVEALRAGASGFLLKDAPANELVQAIRVVAAGEAMLAPSITRRLLDKYATHLPSGDEPVPDTLHTLTDREVEVLKLVARGLSNAEIAADLFVSETTVKTHVGHVLTKLGLRDRVQAAVYAYESGLVRPGAQ, encoded by the coding sequence GTGGCCATCCGCGTCCTACTGGTCGACGACCAGCCGCTGCTCCGTACCGGCTTCCGGATGATCCTGGAGGCCGAGCAGGACATCGCGGTCGTCGGGGAGGCCGGTGACGGACTGCAGGCACTCGACCAGGTGCGTGCGCTACAGCCCGATGTGGTTCTGATGGACATCCGTATGCCGCGGATGGACGGAGTGGAGGCGACCCGGCAGATCACCGGGCCGGGGCGGGACGGCCCGGCGAAGGTGCTGGTGCTGACGACCTTCGACCTCGACGAGTACGTGGTGGAGGCGCTGCGCGCCGGCGCCAGCGGGTTCCTGCTGAAGGACGCGCCCGCCAACGAGCTGGTGCAGGCCATCCGGGTCGTGGCGGCCGGTGAGGCCATGCTCGCGCCGAGCATCACGCGCCGGCTGCTCGACAAGTACGCCACGCATCTGCCGTCGGGGGACGAGCCGGTGCCGGACACGCTGCACACGCTCACCGACCGCGAGGTCGAGGTGCTGAAGCTGGTGGCGCGCGGGCTGTCCAACGCGGAGATCGCCGCCGACCTGTTCGTCAGCGAGACCACCGTCAAGACGCACGTCGGGCATGTGCTGACCAAGCTGGGCCTGCGCGACCGCGTCCAGGCGGCGGTGTACGCGTACGAGAGCGGGCTGGTGCGCCCCGGGGCGCAGTAG
- a CDS encoding RecB family exonuclease has product METSTEGAARPDSSRTAAEAPPVPAGPAETAVETAADAQTVAEAAAETAAVSDLVTGTTAIAPASLSPSRASDFMQCPLLYRFRVIDRLPEKPSEAATRGTLVHAVLERLFDAPAAERTPPRAKSLIPGQWDRLRETRPEVVELFADDPQGERLARWLGEAEQLVERWFSLEDPSRLEPAERELFVETELESGLRLRGIIDRVDVAPTGEVRIVDYKTGKAPRPEYSEGALFQMKFYALVVWRLKNVIPRRLQLVYLGSGQVLTYDPVLADLERVERKLLALWEAIRLATETGDWRPRPTKLCGWCDHQAHCPEFGGTPPPYPLPVRAAPGEGG; this is encoded by the coding sequence ATGGAGACGAGCACCGAGGGCGCGGCGCGGCCCGACAGCAGCCGGACCGCGGCGGAAGCACCGCCGGTCCCGGCCGGACCCGCGGAGACGGCAGTGGAGACGGCGGCGGACGCGCAGACGGTGGCGGAGGCGGCGGCCGAGACCGCCGCCGTGAGCGACCTCGTGACCGGGACCACCGCCATAGCGCCCGCCTCGCTGTCCCCCTCACGTGCGAGTGACTTCATGCAGTGCCCGCTGCTCTACCGCTTCCGGGTCATCGACCGGCTGCCGGAGAAGCCGAGCGAGGCGGCGACCAGGGGCACGCTGGTGCACGCGGTGCTGGAGCGGCTCTTCGACGCCCCGGCCGCCGAGCGTACGCCGCCCCGGGCGAAGTCGCTGATCCCCGGCCAGTGGGACCGGCTGCGCGAGACGCGGCCGGAGGTCGTGGAGCTGTTCGCCGATGATCCGCAGGGCGAGCGGCTGGCGCGCTGGCTGGGCGAGGCGGAGCAGCTCGTCGAGCGCTGGTTCAGCCTGGAGGATCCGAGCCGTCTGGAGCCGGCCGAGCGGGAGCTGTTCGTCGAGACCGAGCTGGAGTCCGGGCTGCGGCTGCGCGGCATCATCGACCGGGTCGACGTGGCGCCCACGGGCGAGGTGCGGATCGTCGACTACAAGACGGGGAAGGCGCCCCGGCCGGAGTATTCCGAGGGCGCCCTGTTCCAGATGAAGTTCTACGCCCTGGTGGTGTGGCGGCTGAAGAACGTGATCCCCCGGCGGCTTCAGCTGGTCTATCTCGGCAGCGGCCAGGTGCTGACGTACGACCCGGTCCTGGCCGATCTGGAGCGGGTCGAGCGCAAGCTGCTGGCGCTGTGGGAGGCGATCCGGCTGGCCACCGAGACGGGCGACTGGCGGCCCCGTCCCACGAAGCTGTGCGGCTGGTGCGACCACCAGGCGCACTGCCCGGAGTTCGGCGGTACTCCCCCGCCGTATCCCCTGCCGGTGCGGGCGGCGCCGGGTGAGGGCGGCTGA
- a CDS encoding site-2 protease family protein, whose protein sequence is MDESGGRGRPRSDNDESAERHAGPADRAAEPTPADEHPTDERPFTPEQPTPGPGPTRPATPADTPATPADAMRDESAADRPTRSDETPTGPVEPGASRPPAGDSPGRATAEDPHTTPAGPDPDVPRTAPAPADRGDGDTPEGDTHPDRAYASGPHSAPVAGRPETDRLHKAHTPAPASDDQNRAQQPPAPGDRHLAHSADGKGPAPQRPEPRGGLLMGRPFGVPVYVAPSWFLVAALITWVFGGQLERVLPELGAARYLVSLFFAVAFYASVLVHELAHTVAALRFKLPVRRIQLQFFGGVSEIEKEAETPGREFVLAFVGPLLSLVLAGIFYAAVQTVEPGTVPGVLLAGLMISNLIVAAFNLLPGLPLDGGRMLRAVVWKITGKPMKGTIAAAWVGRVLAISVLIGLPLLTQSGALGTDAVDNVGMDTVLDALLAAILAAIIWTGAGNSLRMARLREHLPELRARALTRRAVPVESDTPLSEALRRANAAGARALVVVDPDGKPLSLVREAAIVGVPEHRRPWVAVSGLAQDLTDGMRVSAELSGEELLDALRATPATEYLVVEETGEIYGVLSAADVERAFVKAMARPS, encoded by the coding sequence GTGGACGAGAGCGGCGGGCGCGGGCGGCCGCGGTCCGACAACGACGAGTCGGCCGAGCGCCACGCGGGGCCTGCGGACCGGGCCGCCGAGCCGACCCCCGCCGACGAACACCCCACGGACGAGCGCCCCTTCACCCCTGAACAGCCCACCCCGGGACCGGGACCGACCCGTCCGGCCACGCCCGCCGACACCCCGGCGACCCCTGCTGACGCCATGAGGGACGAATCGGCGGCGGACCGTCCGACGCGGAGTGACGAAACCCCCACCGGCCCCGTCGAGCCCGGCGCGAGCCGTCCGCCGGCCGGTGACTCTCCCGGCCGCGCCACCGCCGAGGACCCGCACACGACACCGGCCGGCCCCGACCCCGACGTACCGCGGACGGCACCCGCTCCCGCCGACCGCGGCGACGGCGACACACCGGAGGGCGACACCCACCCCGACCGCGCCTACGCCAGCGGCCCGCACTCCGCACCCGTCGCCGGCCGGCCCGAGACGGACCGCCTGCACAAGGCACACACACCCGCCCCGGCCTCCGATGACCAAAACCGCGCGCAACAGCCCCCGGCCCCCGGCGACCGCCACCTCGCCCACTCCGCCGACGGCAAAGGCCCCGCCCCCCAGCGGCCGGAGCCCCGGGGTGGGCTCCTCATGGGCCGGCCCTTCGGCGTGCCGGTGTACGTCGCGCCGAGCTGGTTCCTCGTCGCCGCCCTGATCACCTGGGTGTTCGGCGGCCAGCTGGAGCGCGTACTGCCCGAACTCGGCGCGGCCCGCTACCTGGTCTCCCTCTTCTTCGCGGTCGCCTTCTACGCCTCCGTACTCGTCCACGAACTGGCACACACCGTCGCCGCCCTCCGCTTCAAGCTCCCGGTCCGCCGCATCCAGCTCCAGTTCTTCGGCGGTGTCTCCGAGATCGAGAAGGAGGCCGAGACTCCCGGCCGGGAGTTCGTGCTGGCCTTCGTCGGGCCCCTGCTCTCCCTCGTCCTCGCCGGCATCTTCTACGCCGCCGTGCAGACCGTGGAACCCGGCACCGTTCCGGGCGTCCTGCTCGCCGGCCTGATGATCTCCAACCTCATCGTGGCCGCGTTCAACCTCCTGCCCGGCCTGCCCCTCGACGGCGGCCGCATGCTCCGCGCCGTCGTCTGGAAAATCACCGGCAAACCCATGAAGGGCACCATCGCCGCCGCCTGGGTCGGCCGCGTCCTCGCCATCTCCGTACTCATCGGACTGCCGCTGCTCACCCAGTCCGGCGCCCTCGGCACCGACGCCGTCGACAACGTCGGCATGGACACCGTCCTCGACGCCCTGCTCGCCGCCATCCTCGCCGCGATCATCTGGACCGGCGCCGGCAACAGCCTGCGCATGGCCCGCCTGCGCGAACACCTCCCCGAGCTGCGTGCCCGCGCCCTCACTCGCCGCGCGGTCCCCGTCGAGTCGGACACCCCGCTCTCGGAAGCCCTGCGCCGCGCCAACGCCGCCGGAGCCCGCGCCCTGGTCGTCGTCGACCCCGACGGCAAGCCCCTCTCCCTCGTCCGCGAGGCCGCCATCGTCGGCGTACCCGAGCACCGCCGCCCCTGGGTCGCCGTCAGCGGCCTCGCCCAGGACCTCACCGACGGCATGCGGGTCTCGGCGGAGCTGTCGGGCGAGGAGTTGCTGGACGCCCTGCGCGCCACCCCGGCCACCGAATACCTCGTGGTGGAGGAAACCGGCGAGATCTACGGCGTCCTGTCCGCCGCCGACGTGGAGCGCGCCTTCGTGAAAGCGATGGCGAGGCCGTCCTGA
- a CDS encoding tRNA (adenine-N1)-methyltransferase, translated as MSEPTGAARRRGPFKVGDQVQLTDPKGRHYTFTLEAGKNFHTHKGSFPHDELIGAPEGSVVRTTGNVAYLALRPLLPDYVLSMPRGAAVVYPKDAGQILAFADIFPGARVVEAGVGSGSLSSFLLRAIGDQGMLHSYERRADFAEIAQANVERYFGGPHPAWQLTVGDLQDNLSDADVDRVILDMLAPWECLEAVSKALVPGGILCCYVATTTQLARTVESIREIGCFNEPSAWESMIRNWHIEGLAVRPDHRMIGHTGFLLTARRLADGVEPPMRRRRPAKGAYGEDYAGPNADGGAAR; from the coding sequence ATGTCCGAACCGACCGGTGCCGCCCGCAGGCGCGGGCCCTTCAAGGTCGGGGACCAGGTTCAGCTGACCGACCCCAAGGGCCGCCACTACACGTTCACGCTCGAGGCCGGGAAGAACTTCCACACCCACAAGGGTTCCTTCCCCCACGACGAGCTGATCGGCGCTCCCGAGGGCAGCGTTGTCCGCACCACGGGGAACGTCGCCTACCTCGCGCTGCGCCCCCTGCTCCCCGACTACGTCCTGTCCATGCCCCGCGGCGCCGCCGTGGTCTACCCCAAGGACGCGGGGCAGATCCTGGCCTTCGCCGACATCTTCCCCGGCGCACGCGTCGTCGAAGCGGGCGTCGGCTCCGGCTCGCTCAGCAGCTTCCTGCTGCGGGCCATCGGCGACCAGGGCATGCTGCACAGCTACGAGCGCCGCGCCGACTTCGCCGAGATCGCCCAGGCCAACGTCGAGCGCTACTTCGGCGGCCCGCACCCCGCCTGGCAGCTCACCGTCGGCGACCTCCAGGACAACCTGTCCGACGCCGACGTCGACCGCGTCATCCTCGACATGCTGGCCCCCTGGGAGTGCCTGGAGGCCGTCTCCAAGGCGCTCGTCCCCGGCGGCATCCTGTGCTGCTACGTGGCGACCACCACCCAGCTCGCCCGGACCGTCGAGTCCATCCGGGAGATCGGCTGCTTCAACGAGCCGAGCGCCTGGGAGTCGATGATCCGCAACTGGCACATCGAGGGCCTGGCCGTCCGCCCCGACCACCGGATGATCGGCCACACCGGCTTCCTGCTCACCGCCCGCCGCCTCGCCGACGGCGTCGAGCCGCCCATGCGCCGCCGCCGCCCCGCCAAGGGCGCCTACGGCGAGGACTACGCAGGTCCCAACGCCGACGGCGGCGCCGCCCGCTGA
- a CDS encoding ferredoxin, producing the protein MSVQQMAGVDGGELEVWIDQDLCTGDGICAQYAPEVFELDIDGLAYVKSADDELLQDKGATTPVPLPLLTDVIDSAKECPGDCIHVRRVSDKAEVYGPDAE; encoded by the coding sequence ATGAGCGTGCAGCAGATGGCCGGGGTCGACGGCGGGGAGCTGGAGGTCTGGATCGACCAGGACCTGTGTACCGGCGACGGCATCTGTGCCCAGTACGCGCCGGAGGTGTTCGAGCTGGACATCGACGGTCTGGCCTATGTGAAGAGCGCCGACGACGAGTTGCTTCAGGACAAGGGTGCGACAACGCCCGTTCCGCTGCCGCTCCTCACGGATGTGATCGACTCCGCGAAGGAGTGTCCGGGCGACTGCATCCATGTGCGACGTGTTTCGGACAAGGCCGAGGTCTACGGACCGGACGCGGAGTGA
- the arc gene encoding proteasome ATPase produces the protein MAAHDDDMNRGIRPGRGSDDPAGQIAYLEQEIAVLRRKLADSPRHTRILEERIVELQTNLAGVSAQNERLANTLREARDQIVALKEEVDRLAQPPAGFGVFLTANEDGTADIFTGGRKLRVNVSPSVELEELRRGQEVMLNEALNVVEAMEYERVGDIVTLKEILEDGERALVLGHTDEERVVRLAEPLLDVNIRPGDALLLEPRSGYVYEIVPKSEVEELVLEEVPDIGYEQIGGLGGQIEAIRDAVELPYLYPDLFKEHELRPPKGVLLYGPPGCGKTLIAKAVANSLAKKVAEVTGQAAGKSFFLNIKGPELLNKYVGETERQIRLVFQRAREKASEGTPVIVFFDEMESLFRTRGSGVSSDVENTIVPQLLAEIDGVEGLQNVVVIGASNREDMIDPAILRPGRLDVKIKIERPDAEAAKDIFGKYLTERLPLHGDDLAEHSGSKATTVQSMIQTAVEHMYTESEENRFLEVTYANGDKEVLYFKDFNSGAMIENIVGRAKKMAIKDFLEKNQKGLRVSHLLQACVDEFKENEDLPNTTNPDDWARISGKKGERIVYIRTLITGKQGADTGRSIDTVANTGQYL, from the coding sequence GTGGCAGCCCACGACGACGACATGAACCGCGGCATCCGCCCGGGACGCGGGTCCGACGACCCGGCCGGGCAGATTGCCTACCTTGAGCAGGAGATCGCCGTCCTGCGACGTAAGCTCGCCGACTCTCCGCGACACACGAGGATTCTCGAAGAGCGGATCGTCGAGCTGCAGACCAATCTGGCCGGCGTGTCCGCGCAGAACGAGCGACTCGCCAACACGCTCCGCGAGGCCCGTGACCAGATCGTCGCCCTCAAGGAAGAAGTCGACCGGCTCGCGCAGCCGCCGGCCGGCTTCGGAGTCTTCCTGACGGCGAACGAGGACGGCACCGCCGACATCTTCACCGGCGGCCGCAAACTCAGGGTGAACGTCAGCCCCAGCGTCGAGCTCGAAGAGCTCCGGCGCGGCCAGGAAGTAATGCTCAACGAAGCGCTCAACGTGGTCGAGGCCATGGAATACGAGCGCGTCGGTGACATCGTCACCCTCAAGGAGATCCTCGAGGACGGCGAGCGGGCCCTCGTGCTCGGTCACACCGACGAGGAGCGAGTGGTACGGCTCGCCGAGCCGCTGCTGGACGTGAACATCCGGCCCGGTGACGCCCTGCTGCTCGAACCCCGCTCGGGCTACGTCTACGAGATCGTCCCGAAGAGCGAGGTCGAGGAACTCGTCCTCGAAGAGGTCCCCGACATCGGCTACGAGCAGATCGGTGGTCTCGGCGGCCAGATCGAGGCCATCCGGGACGCCGTCGAGCTCCCCTACCTCTACCCCGACCTGTTCAAGGAGCACGAACTGCGGCCGCCGAAGGGCGTCCTGCTGTACGGGCCCCCCGGATGCGGCAAGACGCTCATCGCCAAGGCCGTGGCCAACTCGCTGGCCAAGAAGGTCGCCGAGGTGACCGGCCAGGCCGCCGGCAAGAGCTTCTTCCTCAACATCAAGGGCCCCGAGCTCCTGAACAAGTACGTCGGTGAGACGGAGCGGCAGATCCGCCTCGTCTTCCAGCGGGCCCGTGAGAAGGCCAGCGAGGGAACCCCCGTCATCGTCTTCTTCGACGAGATGGAATCCCTCTTCCGCACCCGTGGCTCCGGAGTCAGCTCGGACGTGGAGAACACCATCGTCCCGCAGCTGCTCGCCGAGATCGACGGTGTGGAGGGCCTGCAGAACGTGGTCGTGATCGGCGCCTCCAACCGTGAGGACATGATCGACCCCGCCATCCTGCGGCCCGGCCGGCTCGACGTGAAGATCAAGATCGAGCGTCCGGACGCCGAGGCGGCCAAGGACATCTTCGGCAAGTACCTCACGGAGCGCCTCCCGCTGCACGGCGACGACCTCGCCGAGCACAGCGGCTCCAAGGCCACCACGGTCCAGAGCATGATCCAGACAGCTGTCGAACACATGTACACCGAGTCCGAGGAGAACCGCTTCCTGGAGGTCACCTACGCAAACGGTGACAAGGAAGTCCTCTACTTCAAGGACTTCAACTCCGGCGCCATGATCGAGAACATCGTCGGCCGCGCCAAGAAGATGGCGATCAAGGACTTCCTCGAGAAGAACCAGAAGGGCCTCCGCGTCTCCCACCTCCTCCAGGCCTGCGTGGACGAGTTCAAGGAGAACGAGGACCTGCCGAACACCACCAACCCGGACGACTGGGCCCGTATCTCCGGAAAGAAGGGCGAACGGATCGTGTACATCCGTACGCTCATCACCGGAAAGCAGGGTGCGGACACCGGACGCTCCATCGACACGGTGGCGAACACCGGTCAGTACCTGTAA